The genomic region AAGGACCAGTGTTGACCTTTCAATGtctaaagcacaaacacaaacagacaaaactcAATTCAAActtatgtgtttaaaaaaaaataaaaattcccgTGTAGTGTTTCAGTTATaagtgtaataaataaaaatgaaatgatttcaTTAGGATTTCAGGAAATGGATAACTTGTGAATGAGACACTATCCTTACAGCCGGGGACCTTAATCTTCCAATATATATTTGTCATATATCCAATACAAATCTAGGCTTTTGTATTTAACTCTGATGCAGCAAAATAATAATCTATAACCTTATGAAAATATAACTTTGTATTCCAAATAGACCTGAGCTGGATTTTTAAAGCCGTAATCAGACACAACCATCAAACTGCGCCATGGATGTACCACGGCTGAAGGCACATTATTTAAGCCACCCCCCCCACTCACTCGGTAGGTTGGTTATCAAAAGAGGACTCATCCCGCACTGCTCATCAAAAGCACTGAAAATTTgtaacttcaaatatctgctgttGTCATTCGTTTTGAGGAAGTGGTGCAATAGCTGCAACGCCCCTTCTTTAGTCCCAGATTGAGGCTTTAAAAATCTAGATAGACCTTTACTAAAAAACTGGAGAATTACTCTCTGAGCGTGGTCCTATAGCATGTGTGACATCTTAGTATTTACCGACCCTGATTTTTGATATGATGGTCATCTTACCACTGCATGTTTCACCGTAAAGCCCCTGTCATGTGACCTACCATGAACATACCTTGTTTTGGGGACAATATGGGAGCCAACTGAAATGTAGAGTTCTCATGCACACAAATCCCATTGTGAGATTTGTCATTTTCACTCGAGTTATGTCGCCAGTGGGAGGGGTGTTGAGAATCTCACCATTAGTTAATGAAATAAACAACTATTGGGCAAAAATAAATACTCTACTTTTGAGTAGGAGGTGGTACCTAAGTGTGAACAGACACTTAAAGGAAACTTTGTTAGACAAAAATGTTCCACGTGTAAACATgtaaaaagtttctttttaagaGCTTTGATAAACCACTCGTCCCAGCAGTTTCACTGATGGACCCACTGAGTGCGACGTAGCCTGCAGATGAAGGCCCAGCACCTCACACTTCTTCGGGTCCCCGATGTTCAACGTCGGGTCAGTGCAATCTCTGCTTGTGGTTTCTCGCCAGTGACATAAAAGGCCGGCTTCATCTGGAAAGGGCAGCTTCACATCTAAAGATCACAACAAGCAGTTTTCCCCACTTTTAACCAACTTGTCATCGAGTTTGACTCCCACATGACACAAAGTGCTTCCACCTTCACGGCCTCCTCACAGAGGCAGATCTCAGCACAACGGTCAAGTCCACAATGCTACCGAGTCAGCATGTTTCGATATTCTGAAACGCTGCCAGTCTGGTTTTGGGAATGTTGGTATTGCCTCTGTTGCTGTGGCGCCTGTTGCTGCTGCGCTAGTGGCTGTTGAATGTATCCCACGGTGCTTTGCTGTGGCACATTAGTGGTGTGTAAGAATGCTGGAGTAGATCCACCGTGTACGAGTCCTTGAGTCATCTGCAGACACAACAAGGAATATGAATATAGTACAATAAGCAGACAGAATACTTTTTatcaagttttatttatagaatCTAATGTTCGACTGATGTGCAGTGCAAACAGTGTACACATGAGGGCTGTCTCTGAATATCAAGACTTGCTCTGCAGTAGGTAGAGGATTATATAAAATGGGTTTCGGTAGATAGTGGACTCTTTGTTAAGCCAAGTTGTGAGGATAGGTTTCACTGCCCAGTTGACCCTGGACCAAGGAGCTGATTATGAGCTGACTGTGAGATATTGGAAGAACAGTGGAGAGGCACACCCCTGATGGTCATCAGTGTGACTACCTGTGACATCTTTTGGGAGTAAGAGGTCAGCAGCTATGGTTAAGAATGCCTAATGTGGTCATTTCAAACTTAAGGGGTGTCCACACTGGGAGCAATTTGCTCTTCAGGCATCACTTTGTCCCTGACAGTCGGTTGCTACTGTACATTCTAGGTCCCGATTGCCTTAGTAACCCTCTAATGTATTTGGCACCCCATCACATGTCATCCTGGGCTCTCACTGGTAGTTAACTCAGTCACACAGCTTGAAGTTGAGAAATGTTAAGCGGGATCCACTCGCTCGGTACTGCCTGCAGTTATTTCACCTGTTGCTGCCTGAATTCGCTGAATGACTGACTTTGCATCATCCCAGGAAGTCACATTGCTGCTGGCTGCTTCTTATATGGATGCCTTCTTTAGAGAGAGAGTGGTGATGACCTACATCACCTCAACGAGCTAATTGTGAACCGTTACTCACATGTTCATACTTGCTGACAtagacacaaacatcacatgcatCACTCTGGAAATACAACACCATCCCTCATGGTTTGtgtggtgggtttttttgtttgtttgcttgtttttaaagatATATGCCCTCATTGTAAACATttgttgattttaatgaacatttcttaacacaaaaaaattattcaTTATAATCTTAAAAACAGTAAGAATCACTCTAAAGTCATAGCACAGCTTTGGCACAAAGCTGAGGCTTTAAAACCTGTGGGAAATGCACCGTAGCTTGTTGCTGTGGTAACTCAGTATTCAGATATAGTCTAATACCCAAAAagatcataaataaatagaaagccTTGGTTATTTATATTAAACAGCATTATGCAGCAATCCTTGCCAAACTGCCTTTTAGTCTAAAAATCTGTGTAAGATGCTCAGGACGACATGCTGACTCATGTTGCTGCAGCGTACCTGAAAGAACTGCTGTGGTTGCTGGAGCTGCAGGGAGTGCTGAGAGGTCTGAGGCTGCGAGTGGTAGGCTGACTGCGACTGGTGCGTGATGAAGCTGTTGTGTGGGATCATTATCGGAGACGTGAAGACCGGCGAGGGCACGAGGACGGCATTGCAGTTGACCTGTTGCATGGGGAACGAGGGGGCGAGGATCTGCTGCTCCAAGGTGTATCTGTACGTGGCGCACGATGAAGAGGTTAGacacaacataacataacatagagACGTCTGCACGGTGAGAGGACTCACATCGATGGGGAGATGCCCATGTTGCACTGGGAAGGCTGCGAGGAAACGCTGGTGGGAACCAGAGTCTGCATTGGTTGGTTGAGAAGCATTCTGCAGGAAAAGAAACATATCAGGGTTAGAGGTTGGATAACATGAAGAGGTAAACATAAAGTGAATGTTATTCCTAAAATATACCGTTTCATCATCACCTGCCATACTGACATTAACACCTGGAGTTCTGAGTACTATGAGTGTTTCTCAGGGCTCTTACCGTAGTTGTCCATCTTGGCTGAACTGGTTGTCTGGGTGTCTTTGGTTTGCATCTTGCTGAGGCCTCGTGTTGGTCTGAGAGAACATCATGGGGTTGCTGTAGAAGGGCATCGTCAGACTCGTGTTTGTCTGCACTGGCAAACTCACTGACTGAGCCTGCCCACTCTGGGAAATCCTCGGCTGGACCTACagaaacagagacactttaGAGCAACCGTCAACTCAAACGAGGTTTCAATAAAACTACTTGAGAGGATAGCTTCCAGCTGGATGTGTTTCTGGTTTCAAGTTTGGATTTCTCTCTTGCACAGCGATGTACCTGTGTTGAAGGTGAGCTGTTTTCTCTCAGGAGCGAGTGTGGGGATGAGCTGTGAGCCCCGCAGACTGGTTTAGGGTGGCCCGACAGCTGTCTGATGACCCCAGACTGACTCTGCTGGGCAGGCCTTCCGGGgccctgctgttgctgctgaggCTGCTGCTGGGCCTGACTAAAGTCATTGTTGATAGGCTGCTGTAACAACAtctaacacacacagaaatagacAAATTGAATTAATTCTTTCTAAAAAGAGACAACTTACTGATTTCCATAACCTCTAACCTCGCCCCATGACGGGTGGAATACACCTCAGCACCCATatgattgatggatggatgtactGGAAAATTACTTCTTGTTTATTTGTATGTCAGCAGGATTACACAAGAGAAGTAAAAGAAGCTGAATTTCACAAAACTTGGTCGAGAGATAGCAAACTGTGGCGCAGGCTAAATCACTTGTCTCTAACTGCAAGACAGGGCATTGTCAGGATGCTGTAATACTGATACGTATAGGGGGATCGTTTAAGGTTCAATTCAGATTAGTTACATGTTGATGTGTGGCATGTTTATGCTTCAAATTACAGCTCATCTCATGTTGCCTGCACATCCAGAAGGtaagcacaaaacaaagagacaaTCACTGGAGTCAGTCTTTCATGTTGGCCTCTAGGTGGAGCCTTTTATCCATTACTGGCTATTATAGGTAGTGTAGGCTGACTTTTCTCAACAGCTGATCTGGACGTAATGAGCATTCATTCTGAAGTTGAGGCTGCCCATTTTGCCAatacagaacaaaaacactccACCTGTGTTGTGTTAAGATCTCAAGATTAACTCGCGGCTGAATAAACAATCGCTGCAGTCTCTTCATTTGAAAGTGTGGGAACACTACCTGTAGGTTAGCAAGATGAAGCTTCTCCTTAATGTCGTGCAGCTCCTGCTGTTGTGTCTTAATGTCAGCTTGCAGAATGCGCGTCCTCTCTTCCAGCTGTTCCTTCAGCTGGTTCATGACACCGAGCtgcggctgctgcagctgatacATGGAggactgctgctgttgctgctgctgctgtggttgctgttgCTGGACAGAGAGAGCAGGTGAAAGGGACGTAAGAACACTTTTGCGCTTTTTCAGGGAAATGGACAAATGTGGCTATAATCAAGTAGCGTGAGTCATGTAATGGTTTATTCCTGTTACGGAGGAAAGTACACCAATCTTCCaaccttttgtgcaatattgATTCTACAGTTCAAATGTAACACGGATGAATGATTTCTGGGAGAAATACACAataactcttcttttttttttttattaaaccgTGCACAACCAACAGGTGAAATAATCACATCCAGCAGTAACAGTAAGACATTGTACACAAACAGAAAGGCAGAAGACAACAGGCTGGAGAGGAAGTCTTAACACTAACCATTGCGGAGTGCTTGCTGCAGGTAGGAGAAAGGGGGACGCTCATTGGGGAAACAAGGTCAAAGGAATTTTGTCTTTGTGCCAAATTctacagggggaaaaaatgggaaaaatcGTTTTATGTAACACAATTTAGGAGACATTAATGTGTTATCTGTGCACGCTTGTTTCTCGAAAACCATTTTTATCTCCAAAGACAAAGAGATACATGTAAACGTTGTGTAAACTGACCTTTGAACTGCTTGGCTGGAATCTGGCAGATGTTTTTTCAGGCCCAATGGAAGCAGACTGCCACGATGGTGTGCACGCTTCTGTGTAAGAGTTTGCTGCTGCAGGGCAGAGACAGGTCACCTCTAAATTCATAATCATGTGAATTAATGTGAACACTTGTAACTGCGACAACTGAGTGAATTACCTTCTTGCGTTTATACTCATTTCACGAGTGGCATAATCGTTGTGTCAGTAACACATTTACAGGTATTAGGCTTCATCTGCAGACGCTcagtaataattttttttttggcgtGAAATAATAAATCCTGACCTGCCCTGCAAAGTTATTTAGAACAGTTCTACAAGGAAATTGGTGCCCAAAGAATTGCTTATGACTTTAGGATAAAAATAAAGCCTGTGTCAACAttcaaggttaaaaaaaagaagctaatttTAATGTCTAATTTCTGCAGCACAGTTAAGCCTTCATACAACATTTTCCACACTGTAGCCACACTCCCACAAGACCTATCAACAGACTTTGATTTCTAAAATAAGTTCCCCAAACAAAAATGGCCTTTATGCATTTTTTCCCTAAACAGAGAAACTATAGCCTCTCTGAGAGAAAGCCAAAACTTCTTTGTATAGCAAACTGCTGATTTGGATTCTGTGATTACTCTCATTCTACCACAAATGGTTTTTCATTGTAGCAAAGTTTAATATACGTGTGGGCTAAGGAAAGACTGGcacactgttttactttgaaaaaactACAACTTTAATGAAGCTGCCACTGGTGCATTCTTCATAAATATGCAGATGGAAATGTTTTAGCATACTAGGCAGTGGGTGGAAGCGCAGCAAGTCGTTGAGAATGGGGGCTCAAACAAATAGGGCAGGCTAAAGTAAGCCTTGGAAACCTTTCACAAATGCATCATCACCCACATACACCGAGGTGGGTGTAGTGACAACGTCTGGAGTTTTATTAGTGATCACAAAGAttacataaaaaataaggaTTGAGTGTGGGACTCTTCTGGAAACTAAAGATTGATCTTCCATTTCCATTGCTAATGAAAATGTCAAACCCAGGGACAGAGGGTTATCACTAGACTCACATTATTTTGCTGCCTACAATCCCCAATAACAGATCTTCCACCCATACACAGGAGCAGCATTTCTGTAAATAATGGCCTACTGTTGAGTGAGTTAGCACTTTGGGGAGCAGAGGATGACTCACATGCAGAGTCTGACAGCGCTGTGTGGGAGGACTTCCGGGAGCTGTGGGAGGACACCGAACGTGCACCGCTGTTTCTGTCCCGTGGAGCGTCCAGTGTGGAGCAGATGTCCAGGTAGAGCTCTTGAGCCTGGAACACAGAGTAATGTTCAACATGGTGGGCCAAGTTTGAAGCTGACCTTGTAAATGTCACACGCTGTGCAGTATGTGTCCGAGTTACCTTCACAGAGGACGGGGCTATCTCAGGTGGCGACAGATCTTCAAGGCCAAACGCTCTCCTTCTTTCAGCTCGCACTTCAGCATAGCTGAaggacaacagaaaatgcagtaTTAAGGGAGGCTAGATCGATACACCCCTTACCCAAAGAGAGAggaaatgtgtacacacacacagaaagaagaaaccaggcTTACCTGACAACAGTGTGAGTGCAGACAATGAACTCAGGTTTGGAGTTCCACTGGTGGTAAGTAATGTAGTAGTGAGTCTGCAACCAAATCCACTGCTGACCTTTGGTCAGGAATCGATAATAGCAGGATTTACCTTTTCCAAACTGCATTACTaaggagagaagaaagaaagtccACATGAGtgctttgacatttctgtcaatTTTTACATTTGCCCTTGATACAGTGATCATGGAGACTGGtaggaaaaaaagcaacagaaaagtAGCTTACATTGCTTGTGACATTGGGCTATGAGCTCTAAGTCATCCACATGATAGTAATCATAGCCAGAAGTTCCAAGAACCTCGAAGGGTAAATAGCCTATGATTGGCGAggctctgaaacacacacacgcacacagggcAATAAACATGCAAGAAATACTTTTTCTAAGTATAGACTGGTAGCTGTCAGgataatacaaatattttacctGTGATCTAAAAACAGAAACTTCCATTCAAGGCTGTGTCTGGAGGTGAATTCATCACAGGGATCTTCCACGTTACACAAgtcctaaacaaaaacaaaaagactgagGAAGGTCCCCGCTAATATTTCACAGGGAAGCAAGGCATGATCGTGTTTTATGTACAGTATGTCCTGTATATGGTCATAGTTTTTAATATCAGAGTTGGTACAGTGCATGATGAAACTTAACACAAAAAGATCATTACACATCAAGAATATGCTTAGAGGGACCAAGCAGCAACAGCATGCTGCTGtgcaaaaagctgcagttcctcaaatggccacttgaggctggcaacaaaagtgagtcagtccctTTAGATTCCAATGTTAGAGAAGAGGAGGTACAGAAAAGTGTTTTGGTCTCTGGCTAATTTGTCCATAATAACTGTAAAGAGGatgatttctgttttattactctataatttttatattaaaGGTTTAATGTTGTGTGTCATCATGGTAACTAGGATACTAGCAGTCTCTGAGGTGTCGCCTTAGCTAATTTACGTTTGTTGTGCGCATTTTGGAACATgttaataaaatgatctgacAAACAGTATGGCTTCTTGCCAAACAGTCTGTGCTCCAGCTCTGCCGAATGAAAGTCAAGTGTTTTACTAGCATGTTACTTACTAACAAACAGGCGTCTGTATTTGTGCAATACACCCATGTACACGATGGATGCTTTTTCCAAACAAGGATTACTAGCAAACAACGTGGCAACAGCCATAATGCTAGTCCACAAACCAAAGACACAGTTGCTGTGTCTATCGTTTTACATATTGCCCGGGAAAATGCCAACGTTTTTATTAACACTTGTGTGTCACTGTTAAAATGCTGTGCCCTTGAACCTCTATGGAAAATGAGAACAATGCTCCTTTGAAAAGAACTGGGGAATTTTGTATTCTCTACATTTGAAAAACTGATGCCTACTGTTTACAAAGGATTCATCTTGAGacggaaaaaaggaaaaaaatcgtTCCATGTCATTCGTCCCAGTAGATATTGTTCCAGTCTGACCAATCAGTGTAATCAGTGTGTTTTGCAGTTTGGAATAACTAGTCGGCAGAGCTGAAGTCTGTGCAATAGAtcaggcgggggggggggggggttctaaGCTTTTTGGCTTTTAATAGCAACTGACTATCCTGTACATGTAAACTGCACTGACTTCTTTTACATATTGGGATTTAATTAATCTTCAACAAACCATCGCTGGAAATGTGCCATTTTATAAATTTCCTTTGGGATGCTTGGAAAGGGTATAAAATCTGAGCTGATCTCACAAAAATTTGAGTGCGACTTTAATTCCCAGCTGTAACTTGACAAGTGGCCAGATTTCAACTCAAAGGGCCCTTTAGGGATCACAGCGTATCCTCATGATGTAACAAGTTGGCAAGTACACAGTGTGCCACACTGAACCTATTTGTCGCGAGAAGTTTTCCAGAGTGTGTGCGCCACGATGGAATCAGTGTATGCCGAAGTGTGTCACCTCTCAGACCTCATTGTGCCACTGATCCAAGCTCACTATTGCTGCATGGACCGAAACTGCTTTTAGTGCCACATTTTAGCCCTCGAGTGATTTAGTGACAGCACACACAGCGacacaagcagagaaacaaagCGACAGAAGCGCCATCAGGCTGCTGCCTTTTTCACATGATGATGCCACAGCAGGTAGCGCCACATATTTGATTTCCTAACGCAACCCGCGTGAGATTTGCACCCTCCACCCCCTGGGTCTTTTGCttgttaggcaaatgtgtaaagTGTTACTCTGTGGAGtcacaagcagagaaacaaaggaACAAGATTTAACATTCAAGCTGGTTTTACCTTCAGAAACTGCGGAGTGACTAATCGCACGGTAGCAATGAGGCAGACCTGCTCCTCCAGAGACGACTGCAGACTCCTTGGTAACGTCAACTCGAGCCCATTACAAGACGACGTAGGCACTGTGTGACCAAGAACATGTacatatgtatgtgtatttctgttttgttttttctaaatgtagttgttttaaaaagaaaacaaatccttACCATGGTTGTGAAACTTAAAATCTCCAACAAACTTGACATACTCGTATACAGGTGGCTCTTTTGGGTTCATGTTACCTCTAGCTAGATGACAGCAAAATTCAATGTGTGCCTCACCTAAAAAGCAGATATTGTCATGGTTACACCCTGAACATAATGAAGTTTACATGCATCATTATAAAAGCTGAGGTGCTTCTCAATGGTATTTTTGACACGGAAAAACCAAAGAGTCAAAATGCTGACAGGCACCAATAGAAGAGGTTGCTTTGTTTCCTGTACTAGGACAGTGTAAAATAAACTTACCTTTGCATAGCAAGGTAATAAAATGTAATCCTTTTTACtggtaaaaaacaaatgatGGATGTGCTCAAAGGATGTTGTTTACTGCAGACTTGGCTTTGTGACAGTTTGCTATTTAGGTCTCTAAAGATAGGCCGAGACTCTTGCGACTCGCCCTCTCTCTTCCCCAGAAAAGTCCAATAGTAAGACAGGATTAAGGTCAGGTTCTTGAGCCTCCCATACTACATTGCTTTGGATTACTGTGCTAACATAACAGTGATTTAAAGTCTTAACTATGATACTAAGCTAGCTCCTATTATTAGCTAAAAGTCTAATCATAGATACACACTAATCAGCAATCCAATAACCTGCAGACCGTAATTCAACTAGCTTCTGTATCTCAGTTTCAGTCCAAACAGTCTTTGTGACAAAAATTCTAcaagacagaaaacaacagtcaaatgttgtttttgtacttcaaacaaagaaagaagattCTTGAGCCAACATAACTTTTTGAGCTGATTTTTAGTGGAGAATTACACCAGCGGCAACTGTTCTGTCCACAGCATTTTGATCTCCCAAAGTGGGAGACAGTCTACAGGCTTTAACCTTTCTACTTCCGCTGTGTTTCAACACGATGACCCAGACACAGTGTGTGCAGAGAGCCCGCTCAGCGGGATACTCACTGTCAAGGAAGTCAGCAGCAATGGGGTCAGTCATCAGCATGTGGGATGATAGCAGCTTATACACCTCCCCGTGCTCCCGCTCCGGGAGGAAATTCAAGATATTTTGGTCCACCATATCTGACTGGTGCAAAAAAGACAGATGAATGGCAGTCAGTCTTCCTGGCACCATTTCAACAAGTGATATCTTACACAACAGTCTTAATGGGAGTCACAACGGCAATCTGCTTCAGATAAAGCAGCAAAACAGAGCTTTTTTCTGTCTAACTTCACTGTTAtggcaacaaaaataaaacgagGACCAGATATGGTGAAGTGAAATCTAATGTTGTCTAAATCACTGCTATGCTTAAGTGACAATACAGAGCTTTGATGGTTGCATGAATTTGAGGCCCTCTTACTTACCGGTAAATGGCCAATAAGTGAGGAAACACTGTCAGACACGTATATGATGTTACCATCTGTAGTTAATGCAACCAAGAAACCATCTAGGGCCTGCAAGAGGGAGGAAGTTACCACAATTATATTACTGTATTACAGCATGTTGAAAAATTGCACAATAATTGCACAATGTCTCATCGGGTCTTAATTAATCTATCAGCACATTATGCTGACGTGTTAACGTGCTGATATTTACTCTGCTTTCGCATATTGCCTAAAGAGACCTCACGTCTTCACTGCTGATTTTATAGCAAACTATGAATACAtgcacttaaaataaaaatcatcatTTTAGAGAGGATGTAGCTTTGCCTTTGTGTTTATTAATGTTACCTAATGGCAGAGTTAAATAACAGCTACTCTTCAAAGACATCCTCCTGAAGTTTACCTCCAGCATTAGCTGAGTGAACTCCTCATTACTGAGAAACGAAGGCTTCCAGTCCTGCCTCACATCGCAGGTGTCGTTCTGTGCAGTGATgtctggaaaagagaaaatgttagaaatatgtctattaaattaacaaaACTAAATAGAAAGACTACAGAAATAGAAAGACTACATAAAAGCCCGTACCTTTCTGTTTCTGCAAAAAGTCGATGGTCCTCTGCAATATGGTGGACTTGTCCATCTTGCGCGGATGGCCCTGACCCTGCAGCATGGTGCACAGCTCTTTGATGAGCACATTGAATTggtctcttcttttcttttctgatttGTTACGGGATGCCCTATAACAGAGCGGTTATTGCAAGTGAAAATTAAGTGACTTTAGTTCAGCTATCCTGTTTACACGGAAGATAGTTTGGaataaggaaaaaagaaaacaagcagaacaaGAAAGGTAAATGTAACAGCGGCACGGTGCTGAAAATGTAAGCAGAGCCTGAATATATTCAAATCTGTGGGTACTTTGTTATAAAAATAGGGCATGAAAACAATTAATTAAACATAGATTTAATCATAcagaatttacatttttaaaaagagaaggcTGGTTATTCTACCAACGGTTGAGTTTGATATCTTATGACACCGTGTCCTAGAGTGTCCATAGGAATTTTTCCGATAAGAAGTAATATGTGAATCTGGAGTCGAACCTTTGTGAACTAAGAACTCAGTCGCTTTTAGACACCAGTATTTGTAAgtgtttaaaatacaaaatgagcCAAAAGAGGCCCAGATTAACCGTAATGTCAcggaaaatgaaatgaatttcttCATTTATTATGTCCAGTCCAGTTTCTTTTAAAGTGATGACCTACCACCAATAATCTGTTTTCCATTGCCATTCCCATTTATGTAAATAGTAATAAATGTGTGATACTATACATGAAGTGTTTGCCCAGTATGCACAGACGTCAGTACCTTTTTGCCCTGTCCTTCTCATCTTCATCCATTAAATCGTCCATGCAGCTATTGGTGCTTGAAAAAGAAGGATACGCGTTAGGAAGAAGTTCCTTTGACGTCATCAAACACATGTCAGTGATAATATAATGAGTTCAGgacatatttttgtcttttgcacaATATAACAAACAGTTTTCACAGCAAGACTTTTGAGCAGTCCTAGTATGAGAGCAGTTTTCACTAACAACCTCAACAAtggctcaatcatccaggattCACAAGTAAAGCAGATAAAAGGAATGTAGCCATTGTTTATTTTGTCTTGTGGTCCTGCACTACCCTCTGTGAGATGGTAAAATatgttgtaatttaaaaaaaaaaaagcccatttAATTGTCAATCTCAAGAAATTATCAGAGACAATGTGTGGACCAACCACTACTAATGCTGTGATTATGTTAGAGGTAACCGCATCTGAAGCCTCTGGTCTTCTCCCATGTTTAACAGGTCACTGTGGCTTGTAAGTGACCTACTCCATATTTGCATTATTGCTTTATACTCAGAGGCTCACGTGGCTGGATGTCTAAAGGCAGACAAGTCACTAGTCGCTTCCATATCTTTTTTCTTACGAATTACTCCTGGTCGTAACAGGATATTTACTACCTGAGAACACAGCAGCAGGAGTTTATTTTTATCGCGTGTAACTGATTGATCAGCAGCAACAGAGATAATCAGTCATAAAAAAATTTGTTAAATGTAATCAACCTTGTCAGTGCATGACTTTGACCCGGGTATGGCCAGTATCAATTTGTCAGagcagattttgttttgtttttaaactaacttattttgaaattcaATCTTTCTCACTTTTTCCTGACTGTGACCCAATAAGTGAGGCTGTAAGAAAGCTTTTGTGAGCCAACAGTGAATTATGCGTGAACTGACATTAAAATACAACTTTGCCCGAAGAGCATTTTTCTCTTACAGACTGAAATAAGAATGTTTTTACATGATTACACTGACTATGACCTGCATTACATTCATTGCCATGAGAGTGTCATG from Astatotilapia calliptera chromosome 10, fAstCal1.2, whole genome shotgun sequence harbors:
- the npas2 gene encoding neuronal PAS domain-containing protein 2: MDNLSDFGGPCPSGRREWDTNSCMDDLMDEDEKDRAKRASRNKSEKKRRDQFNVLIKELCTMLQGQGHPRKMDKSTILQRTIDFLQKQKDITAQNDTCDVRQDWKPSFLSNEEFTQLMLEALDGFLVALTTDGNIIYVSDSVSSLIGHLPSDMVDQNILNFLPEREHGEVYKLLSSHMLMTDPIAADFLDSEAHIEFCCHLARGNMNPKEPPVYEYVKFVGDFKFHNHVPTSSCNGLELTLPRSLQSSLEEQVCLIATVRLVTPQFLKDLCNVEDPCDEFTSRHSLEWKFLFLDHRASPIIGYLPFEVLGTSGYDYYHVDDLELIAQCHKQLMQFGKGKSCYYRFLTKGQQWIWLQTHYYITYHQWNSKPEFIVCTHTVVSYAEVRAERRRAFGLEDLSPPEIAPSSVKAQELYLDICSTLDAPRDRNSGARSVSSHSSRKSSHTALSDSASANSYTEACTPSWQSASIGPEKTSARFQPSSSKNLAQRQNSFDLVSPMSVPLSPTCSKHSAMQQQPQQQQQQQQSSMYQLQQPQLGVMNQLKEQLEERTRILQADIKTQQQELHDIKEKLHLANLQMLLQQPINNDFSQAQQQPQQQQQGPGRPAQQSQSGVIRQLSGHPKPVCGAHSSSPHSLLRENSSPSTQVQPRISQSGQAQSVSLPVQTNTSLTMPFYSNPMMFSQTNTRPQQDANQRHPDNQFSQDGQLRMLLNQPMQTLVPTSVSSQPSQCNMGISPSIYTLEQQILAPSFPMQQVNCNAVLVPSPVFTSPIMIPHNSFITHQSQSAYHSQPQTSQHSLQLQQPQQFFQMTQGLVHGGSTPAFLHTTNVPQQSTVGYIQQPLAQQQQAPQQQRQYQHSQNQTGSVSEYRNMLTR